TCGGCGGCTGCGACGACCTCTACGCCCTCGACCGCTCCGGCAAGCTCGATCCGCTCCTCGCCGGCTGACGCGCCTTACGACGTCGCGCCCCTGGCGGGGCGGTGGCGTTCCGGCGTAAGCTTTTCGGAGTCTTCCGGAGTCGCCCCCATGACCGCTCCCCGCTTCGTCGCCGCCTGCGTGCAGATGCGCTCCGGCCGCGACCCCGCGCAGAACCGCGACGCCGCGGTGGCGGGCATCCGCGAGGCGGCGGAACGCGGGGCGCACTACGTCCAGACGCCGGAGATGACCTCGCTCCTCGAGCGCGACCGGCCGAGCCTGTTTCAGAAGATCCGCGCGCCGGACGACGACTCGACCCTCGGCGCGCTGCGCGACGTCGCCCGCGAGCGCGGGGTCGTGGTCCATGTCGGGTCGCTGGCGGTGAAGAACGGCGACAAGGTCGCCAACCGCGCCTTCGTGATCGACCGCGAGGGCGCGATCATAGCTGCCTACGACAAGCTCCACCTCTACGATGTCGACCTGCCGAACGGCGAGAGCTACCGCGAGTCGGCGACCTATACCGGCGGAGCCCGGGCCGTCGTCGCCGACCTGCCCTGGGGCCGGCTCGGCGTCGCGATCTGCTACGACGTGCGCTTCCCCGCCCTCTACCGGGCCCTGGCGGAAGCGGGCGCCGAGATCCTGTCGGCGCCCGCCGCCTTCACCCGCCAGACCGGCGAGGCGCATTGGCACGTGCTCCAGCGCGCCCGGGCGATCGAGACCGGCTCGTTCATGATCTCGGCCGCGCAGGGCGGCCGACACGAGGACGGGCGCGAGACCTACGGCCACTCGCTCATCGTCGACCCCTGGGGCCGCGTGCTCGCCGAGGCCGACGGGAACGAGCCCGGCGTGATCCTGGCCGAGATCGACATGGCCCTCGTCGCCGATGCGCGCGCCCGCATCCCGGCCCTGCGCCACGCGAAGCCCGTGGTGGTCGAGGCCGCCCGGGCCTGATGGACGGGCTACGGCCGCGCGGCATTCCCTTGGTGTCGGATTTCCGCCACAAGGGGGCCTTCGCGCATCGCAGCCCCTCGCAACCGCGCGCCCGCCCCCCGATATTCCGGTCATGATCCGCTACGCCCTGTCCTGCGATTCCGGCCACAGCTTCGAGAGCTGGTTCCCGTCGAGCGAGTCCTACGACGAGCAGGCGCGGGCCGGCTTCGTGACCTGCCCGTTCTGCAACAGCCCGAAAGTGGCCAAGCAGATCATGGCGCCGTCCCTCGGCCGCGCCGCGAACCTGCCCGCTCCCGTCGAGGCGCCGAGCGCGCCTGCGGCCCCGGCCCCTGCCGAGGCGCCGGTCAGCCTGGTCTCCGAGCCCGAGCGGCAGCTGCGCGCGATGATCCGCGCCCTGCACGAGCACGTCGCCCGCACCGCCGACCATGTCGGCGAGAACTTCGCGTCGGAAGCCCGCCGGATGCATTACGGCGAGACCGAGCAGCGGGCGATCTACGGCGAGGCGAGCCTCACCGAGGCGCGCTCGCTCCTGGAGGAGGGGATCGCGGTGCAGCCCCTGCCGTCGCTGCCGGACGATCGGAACTGAGCGTCAGCTTGCCAGGAACAGCACGGAGCGGTCCGAGGCCTCCAGCACCGTCTCGGCCAGCGGCCCGAAGGCCGCGCCGTCTCCGGCGCGGCGCGTGACGCCCATCACGATCAGGTCGCGATTCCCGGCCCGGGCCCGGCGCAGGATCTCCCGCTCCGGCGCCCGCGTGGCCCGCACCTCCGTCCGTACCCGCAGGCCCGCCTGCTCGGCGAGGTCGAGCACGTCGCGCAAGGCCGCCGCATCGCCTTGGCCCAGGCCGGTGGCCAACCCGGTGAGGCGGCGCGGGCCGGCGCCCTGCGACAAAAAAAGCACCGTCAGCGGCGCGCCGGCGCCGCGGGCGAGCGTCACGGCGACCTCGGCGCCGCGTCTCGCGGCCCGGGTGCCGTCGACCACCGCCAGGATCGAGAGCGCGGCGCGCTCCGGGTCCTCGCGATGGGCGCCCCGCGCCGCCGCGATGGAGAGCGGACCGTCGAACCGCTCGGCCGCGTCGGCCACCGCGTCGGCGAGGCCGCCCTCGGGCGCCACGGTCGGGTCGATACCGACGATCAGGAGGTCGTAGCCCTTGGCGGCCTCCTCGGCCACGGCCTCCGCCGCCGGCGCGTCGCGGACGAGCTCGGTCACCTCGACCGCCCCGGCCTCCTCGTCGCGCGCGCCGTGGGCGGCCTCCGCCACGGCGCCGGACAGGACGGCGCCCTCATTGTCAGGCCCGAGCCGCACCACCGTCACCGGCATGCCGCGCGAGCCGGCGACGAGGCCGGCGATCCGGGCGGCGAAGCGTCCCTTCGCGCCGTCATCGGCGGCGACGAGCAGGCGTTCGAGATTGGCGACGAAGCCGCGCTCCTCCGCCGCCTCGCGCTCCAGCCGCTCCTTCTCCTCGCCCCTCAGCGGCAGGCGGTGGAGCGCCCAGCGTAAGGTGGGCGGCATCGCCAGGGTGGTGATCAGCGCCATCGCGACGATCATCGTGAACAGGTCCTGGCTCAGCGCCCCCATGCCGAGCCCGATCGAGGCGACGATCACCTCGGTCGAGCCGCGGGCATTCATGCCGCAGGCGAGGGCCAGCGATTCCGGCCGCCTCAAGCCCCCGAGCAGCCCGCCCGCGAAGGCGCCGGCGAACTTGCCGAGGCTCGCGATGGCGATGAGCCCGAGGGTGAGGAGCAGCAGGCGCGGGTCGCGCAGGATGGTGAGGTCGGCGCTCAGGCCCGCGAGCCCGAAGAAGATCGGCGCGAACAGGGCGGTGACGACGCCGCGCAGCTGCTCGTCGATGCGCTTCGTCAGGATCGGCGACTGGCCGACGAGGAGGCCGGCCACGAAGGCGCCGAGCACCGTATGCACGCCGATGGCTTGCGTGATCAGCGCCAGCACGCCCATCAGCACCAGGATCGCGGTGATCACCGCGGCCTCGCTCTGCAGCGCGTCGTTCGCCCAGCGGATCAGCAGGAAGACGAGGCGCCGCCCGACCGTGAGGCTGAGGCCGAGGAACACCAGGGTCCCGGCGAGACTGCGCCCGACCTCCCACGGGTCGATGGTGCCTCCTTGGGCCAGGCTGAAGATCACCGCGATGATCACCCAGCCGATCGTGTCGTCGATGATCGCCGAGGCGACGATGACCTGGCCGACGTTGCGGCGCAGGAAATCCATCTCCCGCACCACCATCGCGACGATCTTGACCGACGAGATCGCCAGTGCCGTGCCGAGGAAGAGCGCGGTGACGAGGCGCAGTTCCGGGTGCGGCAGCATCGTCTCGGGCAGGAACCAGCCGAGGAGGAAGCCGCAGCCGAACGGCACCGCGACGCCGGTGACCGAGACGCTGAGCGCCGCGCGCCGGACCTTGCGCACCAGGGCGAGATCTGTCTCCATGCCGGTCATCAGCAGGAGGAGCAGGATGCCGAGCTGGGCGATGCCGTCCAGGAGCGCCTTCTGGTCGCGGCCCGGCGGAAACAGCCAGTGTTGCGCCTCCGGCCAGACCGCCCCGAGGAAAGACGGCCCGAGCAGGATGCCGGCGAGCAGCTGGCCCATCACCGCCGGCTGACCGACGCGCAGCATCGCCTCGCCGAGCAGGCGCCCGACGGTGAGGAGCAGCACGATCTGCACGACCAGCACGACCTCGGACGGGCCGCCGCCCGAGCCGATCCCGGCGGCCTGCGCGGCGCCGGCGGCGAGGATTGCCAGAACCGGGAGGGCCGGGACGAGGAACGCCGGCCTCACGCGGCGGGCCCGCCGGACGGGGCCGGAGGGGAGGGCGGAGGGGCGCTGGTCTCTCGCACGCGGTCTCTCGTGTCCTCTCGCTTCGAGCGAGCGTCAACCGAGGGACACTTGGGCGGTTCCGGGCGGCGCGACGTCGCTCGGACGCTATCGGTACACCGTCCTTCTCGCCGCCCGCCTTCGGTGACCGCGACGAGATCGATTGCACCTCGTCATTCCGGGGCTGCGTAGCGGAGCCCGGAATCCAGACACACAGGTCGTTTCAGAACGAGGTGGTAAGCAGGCCGCTTGATCCTGAACCATCCGCGGTTCTGGGCGTGCCTGCAACACTCCGGGCTCCGCTGCCCGGCCCCGGAATGACAGGGAGGATCTCAGTCTCGCGCAAGCCCATCGAACGGACGCTCGAATGCGCGAAACCGTCACTTCCTGATCGGCACGCCCTTCGTGGTGAAGCGCTGCCCGCCCCCCGGGGCCCGCACCGGCCGCTGCGGGCCCCGCCCCTTGCCGGCCCCCGCGCCCAGGCCGGTTCCCGGCGGCTGCGAGAACGGCACGAGCTGGTCCGGCCGCGGGCCGATGAGGTCGGCGCGGCCCATCTCCCGCAGCGCCTCGCGCAGGAGCGGCCAGTTCTCGGGGTCGTGGTAGCGCAGGAACGCCTTGTGCAGACGGCGCTGCCGCAGGCCCTTGATCGCCTCGACCGGCTCGCTGCCGCCGCGCCGCACGCCCCGCAAGGGGTTGATCTCCGTGTGGTACATCGCCGTGGCGGTCGCCATCGGCGAGGGCAGGAAGGTCTGCACCTGGTCGGCGCGATAGTTGTTCTTCTTGAGCCAGAGCGCGAGGTGCATCATGTCCTCGTCGGTCGTGCCCGGATGCGCCGCGATGAAGTACGGAATCAGGTAGTACTTCTTGCCGGCCTCCTTGGCGGCGGCGTCGAACATCTCCTTGAAGCGGTCGTAAGTGCCGATGCCCGGCTTCATCATCTTGTCGAGGGGGCCGCGCTCGGTATGCTCGGGCGCGATCTTCAGGCGGCCGCCGACATGGTGGGTGACGAGTTCCTTGACGTATTCGGGGCTGCGGACGGCGAGGTCGTAGCGCACGCCCGACGCGACCATCACCTTCTTGACGCCCTTGACCTCGCGCACCTTGCGGTAGAGCCGGATCAGGTCGTCGTGCGAGGTGTTGAGGTTCGGGCAGATGTCCGGGAAGACGCAGGAGGGCAGCCGGCACGCCGCCTCGATCTTCGGGTCCTTGCAGGCCATCCGGTACATGTTGGCGGTCGGCCCGCCGACATCCGAGATCACGCCGGTGAAGCCCGGGGTCTTGTCGCGGATCCGCTCGATCTCGCGCAGGATCGAGCCCTCGGAGCGGTTCTGGATGACCCGGCCCTCGTGCTCGGTGATCGAGCAGAAGGTGCAGCCGCCGAAGCAGCCGCGCATGATCGTCACCGAGAACTTGATCATGTCCCAGGCGGGGATCTTGGCGTCGCCGTAGGACGGATGCGGGGCGCGGGCGTAGGGCAGGTCGTAGACCGAATCCATCTCCTCGCTGGTGAGCGGGATGGGCGGCGGGTTCAGCCACAGGTCGCGGTCGCCGTGGCGCTGGACGAGCGGGCGCGCGTTGCCGGGATTGGCCTCCCGGTGCAGCACGCGCGAGGCGCGGGCATAGGCCTCCTTGTCGTCCTTGACCTCGTCGTAGGCCGGGAGCCGGATCACGGTGTCCCCGGGTTTGCGGGTGGCGGCCTCGTCGGCCGAGTCGAGGTCGTCCGCCGGCAGCTCGGTGTAGTGCTCGGGCACGCGGCGGAACAGGGCGACGCCCCGGACCGAATCGATCTCGTGCGGCGCCTCGCCGGCGGCGAGGCGGTTCGCCACCTCCACCACCGCGCGCTCGGCATTGCCGTAGATGAGAAGGTCGGCCTTGGCATCGGCCAGGATCGAGCGGCGCACCTTGTCCGACCAGTAATCGTAATGCGCGATGCGGCGCAGCGAGGCCTCGATGCCGCCGAGGATGATCGGCACGTCCTTGTAGGCCTCGCGGCAGCGCTGCGTGTAGACGATGGTGCAGCGGTCCGGGCGCTTTCCGCCCTCGCCGCCGGCCGTGTAGGCGTCGTCGTGGCGCAGGCGCCGGTCCGCGGTGTAGCGGTTCACCATCGAATCGAGGTTGCCGCCGGTGACGCCGAAGAACAGCCGCGGTTTGCCCAGCGCCCGGAACGGCTCGGCCGATTGCCAGTCGGGCTGGGCGATGATGCCGACCCGGAAGCCCTGCGCCTCGAGCAGCCGGCCGATGATCGCCATGCCGAAGCTCGGATGATCGACGTAGGCGTCGCCCGTCACCAGCACGATGTCGCAGGCGTCCCACCCGAGCGCGGCCATCTCGGCGCGGCTCATGGGGAGGAACGGCGCCGCCTTGCCGGCGGACGGCGAGGGGCAGGACAACGGGGCCACGGATCGCGCGAGGGCCGGGGAGGGGTGGGCGGGAGCTTGGAGTTCCATGGGGCCGATGCATAGGCCGCCGCGACCGCGCCGCCAAGACCATCGAACACAGAAAGACCGCCGAACAAAGAACCTGAAGATCAACGACGGGTGAGCGGAGCGGTTCTTCGTCGGTGCCAGAGAATGGCCGAGCTTTGCTTTCTCGCCTGCCGCATGGTCGCGCCGGCGGGCGGCCTCGTCCCATCGGACGGGGTGAGCCGTGCGACGCGCGGAGGTCGTCGGTGCGTGAAATCGGCGAAGCCGGGCCGTCGCGCTCGTCCGGCTTGGTGAGCCGATCCCGAACGGCGCCCCCGGCGATCCGAGGAGATCGTTAAGGGTCGGCGCCTAGGCTCGCGGATGGTCAACCGTTCCCGAGTATCCGACCGTGTCCCTGCGTACCAACCTCACCCTCGCGACGATCGCGGGCCTCGGCTTCGCCATGGTCTGCGCCGTCTGCTCGGCGCAGCTCGACCGCGAGCCGCAGCGCCCGCCCCAGCTCGTCGCCGCCGTCAAGGCCGTGCCGCTGGACGAGCCGGTCACCACCGGCTCGATCGTGCCGACCCCGGCCGCCGCCAAGGTGGCCCGGCTGGCGAGGCCCGAGCCGAAGCCGGAGCCCAGGAAGGAGGTCAAGAAGGCCGAGCCGGCCCTCGATTCCGAGCGCCTCGCGGCGCTGCTGGCCGAGCCGACGGTGATGAAGCCGAAGCGCTGACGGGTTCAGCCCCGGCGCAGGGCCCGCGCCGCGGCGGTGCCGGCGAACGCCGCCAGCCCGAGGGCGATCAGGGCGTTGTAGCCGGCGAGCGAGATCCCGAAGAAGCGCCAGGCCGCCGCGGTGCAATCCACCGGGCGGGTGGTCTCGAGAGTCTTGAGGAAGTCGCCGACGCCGGCCGGCGCGGGGCCGGCGCCGCCGCCGCAATCGCTCGGTCCGGGCCAGAACCCCCACTCGGCCCCGGCATGGTAGGCGCCGAGCCCGGCCCCGACCAGGAAGATCAGCGCCACCAGGGCCAGCAGCCAGGCCGCGAGGCGCCGCGGCAGCAGCAGCGCGGCCGCCAGCAGCGGCAGGGCGAGGTAGTAGGGCTGGCGCTCGGTCAGGCACAGCTTGCACGGCACGTAGCCGAGGACGTGCTGGAAGATCAGCGCGCCGCCCACGGTCGCGGCGGCGCCGACCAGCACCAGCAGGGCCGCCGGCCGGGGAGCGGTGAGCTGCGCGGCGAGGGCGTGAGCCATGGAAAGACCCTCAGAACAGGTAGCGGAAGCCGACGAAGCCGAGCACGCAGACCGCCGCGAAGACCGCCGCCACCGCGTTCAGGTGCCGGTCGAGCACCGCGCGGATGCCGACGCCGTAGCGGCCGACGAGGCCCGCCAGGATGAAGAACCGCGCGCCGCGGGTGATCAGCGACAGCACGATGAACCAGAACAGGTCGTAGCCGGCGAAGCCCGAGGTGATGGTGACGAGCTTGTAGGGAATCGGGGTGAGACCCTTCAGCAGGATCAACCAGTGGCCGTAATGGGCGTAGGCCTCCCGGAAGGCGTCGGCGCCCTTGTCGAGCCCGTAGAGGTGGAAGAGCCAGGCGCCGAGCGAATCGTAGAGCAGCGCTCCGATGGCGTAGCCGGCGATCCCGCCGAGGACCGAGGTCAGGGTCGCGATCAGCGCGTAGGTCCAGGCCTTCTCCGGCCGGGTCACCGCCATCGGTACCAGCATCACGTCCGGCGGGATCGGGAAGAACGAGCTCTCGGCGAAGGACACCGCGCCGAGCGCGTAGGGAGCCGACGGACGCGCGGCGAGCGCGAGGATCCACTCGTAGAGGCGGCGCAGCATTGGTCTGGGAGAGCCCGTCTGGCAAGAGGTCCGGCAGGAGGTCCGGGGATGAGACCCGCGCCCTTTGAGCACAGGATTGCGGCGCTGGCGAGGGCGTCCGCGGCACAGGTCCGGTGGCCTCCGCGGTCGGCCGATGCGACGTCCGGGGACCGCGCCGCTCCGACCGGTCGCGGTGGCGGTGCAGTCCGGAACCGCCAGAATACTCGACCGAAAGGATTAATCCTGATGGCAGGAAGCGGTTTCTGCTTGACGGGACTGTGTGAATCCGTCCGATCACCGCCATGATCGACGCTTATTCGTCATCCTGCATCGATCGTCCTGCACTCCACCGAAGGCCCGCGTGATGCCGTCCCTGCGTTCGCTCCTCGTCCTCGCCCTGATGACCGCCTCCACCGTCCCCGCCCTCGCCGCGGACGACGCGGTCGCGCGCTGGCAGCGGGCGGACGCGGCCTGCGCCCTGCCGGCTTCGCCGCTGGCCAACCAGGCTTGCGAGGATCGCGACCGCTACGCCGCGGCGTTGCGCCGCCAGGGCTGGTGCGAGGCGCGCGCCACCACTGCCTACGACCATTGGGGCTGGCAGCGTTGCGCCCCGTCCGCGACGGCGCGGGCGATGCCGCGGCGCCGGGCGCGCCCGCACGCCTGATCCGTCCCGCAAATGGAGGATGCGCCGGCCCCGGGACCGGCGCTAACCTTCCGATCTCTGGACCTCGACTTCAGCCCCGCCCGGCCCCCGCCACGGCGGGGCTGCTCTCGTTGACGGGTCGTCGCTTCACGCGTCCGCCCGTGCCTCCGGCAGGGCGAACGGCGTCACCTCGTGGCCGGCGTCCCGCAGGGCCGCGACGAGGTCGCCCGGGGCCAGGGTGAGGGTCCGGGTATTCACCATGGGGTGGACGTTGATCCGGACCGCGTCGAGCAGGCTGTCCTGGAGAAAGACCTTCACGCTCCCGGGCGCGGCGTTGAGGGCGGCCAGGGCCGAGACGGCGCCGCTCTCGACCCCGAGCTGCTCGCGCAACGCCTCGGCGCTGGCGAAGGACAGCCCGCCCCGCGCACCGAGCACCGATCGGAACGCCTTGAGGTCGACGCCGGCATCGTGCCGCAGCGTGACGAGGAAGTAGGACTTCTTGCCGTCGCGCAGGAACAGGTTCTTGGTGTGGGCGCCGGCGATGCCGCCGCACGCGGCCATCATCGCCTCGACCGTCAGGACCGGCGGATGCTCGTGCAGCGCGTAAGCAATGCCGCGCTCGCGCAAGCGGGCCAGGAGGTCGTCGGAGCTCAGGGGCATGGGTTCCTCGGGGAGAAGGGACGACTCGCGGGTGCGGACGGGCGGCGCGACGACGCCGATCCGGCGCAGATAGGCCAGCCTCTCCCGCGCCGTCTCCTCGGGGTCCGGATGCACCAGGAGGCGCCCGCCCGCGGCCGCGCCGGATTCGCCCGTCGCGGCCTTCGGGCGCTCCGCCGCCGAGCCGCCGGCGGGCGCGCCGTTCGCGAGCTTGGGACGGCGGCGAGAGGGCCGCTCCTCGACTTGGGTCGGTATCGGGGCCGGCTCAGCCTCGACCCGGTCGACCGCGCCGGGCCTGCCCGAAGGCGTAGGCGAGGGGCGGGGGTGCCTCCCCCTCGACCGCGTCCTTGTGCACCAGCCACTTGGTGCGCAGGTGCGAGCGCCCGGCCTCGAGCGACAGTACCGAGAAGGTGACGATGTGGTCGCCGAGAAAGTGGTGCCAGGAATTCGGCTGCGTCCAGACCGACAGCCCGCCGGGCTGAGGCTTGGTGAAGGCGCCGAGGAGCTTCGTGCAGGCGGCCTTGGTGTCGAGGATGTGCGACTCGCCCTCGCCGTCGAGCGGCAGGCGCTCGGTGCGAAACCCCGCCACCACCGTGTCGAGCTCGTCGATTTCCACGGAGGGCAGCCCCTCGGCCTCCCACCCGGCGTGGCGGGTCGTGCGCAGGCAGGCGTAGCGCGCGGTCTCGGCCCGGTCGCGCTCGCCCATCTCCTCCGGCACTTCCCCCTCACCCTCGCTCCGGCGGCGCCTGCGCTCACTCCACCCCCGACAAGGGGGGGTGAAGTCTTCTCCCCGCCCGCGGGGAGAGGAGGGAATCCGCGCCCGC
This is a stretch of genomic DNA from Methylobacterium sp. 17Sr1-1. It encodes these proteins:
- a CDS encoding carbon-nitrogen hydrolase family protein, producing MTAPRFVAACVQMRSGRDPAQNRDAAVAGIREAAERGAHYVQTPEMTSLLERDRPSLFQKIRAPDDDSTLGALRDVARERGVVVHVGSLAVKNGDKVANRAFVIDREGAIIAAYDKLHLYDVDLPNGESYRESATYTGGARAVVADLPWGRLGVAICYDVRFPALYRALAEAGAEILSAPAAFTRQTGEAHWHVLQRARAIETGSFMISAAQGGRHEDGRETYGHSLIVDPWGRVLAEADGNEPGVILAEIDMALVADARARIPALRHAKPVVVEAARA
- a CDS encoding DUF1178 family protein, translated to MIRYALSCDSGHSFESWFPSSESYDEQARAGFVTCPFCNSPKVAKQIMAPSLGRAANLPAPVEAPSAPAAPAPAEAPVSLVSEPERQLRAMIRALHEHVARTADHVGENFASEARRMHYGETEQRAIYGEASLTEARSLLEEGIAVQPLPSLPDDRN
- a CDS encoding cation:proton antiporter translates to MRPAFLVPALPVLAILAAGAAQAAGIGSGGGPSEVVLVVQIVLLLTVGRLLGEAMLRVGQPAVMGQLLAGILLGPSFLGAVWPEAQHWLFPPGRDQKALLDGIAQLGILLLLLMTGMETDLALVRKVRRAALSVSVTGVAVPFGCGFLLGWFLPETMLPHPELRLVTALFLGTALAISSVKIVAMVVREMDFLRRNVGQVIVASAIIDDTIGWVIIAVIFSLAQGGTIDPWEVGRSLAGTLVFLGLSLTVGRRLVFLLIRWANDALQSEAAVITAILVLMGVLALITQAIGVHTVLGAFVAGLLVGQSPILTKRIDEQLRGVVTALFAPIFFGLAGLSADLTILRDPRLLLLTLGLIAIASLGKFAGAFAGGLLGGLRRPESLALACGMNARGSTEVIVASIGLGMGALSQDLFTMIVAMALITTLAMPPTLRWALHRLPLRGEEKERLEREAAEERGFVANLERLLVAADDGAKGRFAARIAGLVAGSRGMPVTVVRLGPDNEGAVLSGAVAEAAHGARDEEAGAVEVTELVRDAPAAEAVAEEAAKGYDLLIVGIDPTVAPEGGLADAVADAAERFDGPLSIAAARGAHREDPERAALSILAVVDGTRAARRGAEVAVTLARGAGAPLTVLFLSQGAGPRRLTGLATGLGQGDAAALRDVLDLAEQAGLRVRTEVRATRAPEREILRRARAGNRDLIVMGVTRRAGDGAAFGPLAETVLEASDRSVLFLAS
- a CDS encoding YgiQ family radical SAM protein, translating into MELQAPAHPSPALARSVAPLSCPSPSAGKAAPFLPMSRAEMAALGWDACDIVLVTGDAYVDHPSFGMAIIGRLLEAQGFRVGIIAQPDWQSAEPFRALGKPRLFFGVTGGNLDSMVNRYTADRRLRHDDAYTAGGEGGKRPDRCTIVYTQRCREAYKDVPIILGGIEASLRRIAHYDYWSDKVRRSILADAKADLLIYGNAERAVVEVANRLAAGEAPHEIDSVRGVALFRRVPEHYTELPADDLDSADEAATRKPGDTVIRLPAYDEVKDDKEAYARASRVLHREANPGNARPLVQRHGDRDLWLNPPPIPLTSEEMDSVYDLPYARAPHPSYGDAKIPAWDMIKFSVTIMRGCFGGCTFCSITEHEGRVIQNRSEGSILREIERIRDKTPGFTGVISDVGGPTANMYRMACKDPKIEAACRLPSCVFPDICPNLNTSHDDLIRLYRKVREVKGVKKVMVASGVRYDLAVRSPEYVKELVTHHVGGRLKIAPEHTERGPLDKMMKPGIGTYDRFKEMFDAAAKEAGKKYYLIPYFIAAHPGTTDEDMMHLALWLKKNNYRADQVQTFLPSPMATATAMYHTEINPLRGVRRGGSEPVEAIKGLRQRRLHKAFLRYHDPENWPLLREALREMGRADLIGPRPDQLVPFSQPPGTGLGAGAGKGRGPQRPVRAPGGGQRFTTKGVPIRK
- a CDS encoding disulfide bond formation protein B, encoding MAHALAAQLTAPRPAALLVLVGAAATVGGALIFQHVLGYVPCKLCLTERQPYYLALPLLAAALLLPRRLAAWLLALVALIFLVGAGLGAYHAGAEWGFWPGPSDCGGGAGPAPAGVGDFLKTLETTRPVDCTAAAWRFFGISLAGYNALIALGLAAFAGTAAARALRRG
- a CDS encoding YqaA family protein; translated protein: MLRRLYEWILALAARPSAPYALGAVSFAESSFFPIPPDVMLVPMAVTRPEKAWTYALIATLTSVLGGIAGYAIGALLYDSLGAWLFHLYGLDKGADAFREAYAHYGHWLILLKGLTPIPYKLVTITSGFAGYDLFWFIVLSLITRGARFFILAGLVGRYGVGIRAVLDRHLNAVAAVFAAVCVLGFVGFRYLF
- a CDS encoding prolyl-tRNA synthetase associated domain-containing protein, whose translation is MPLSSDDLLARLRERGIAYALHEHPPVLTVEAMMAACGGIAGAHTKNLFLRDGKKSYFLVTLRHDAGVDLKAFRSVLGARGGLSFASAEALREQLGVESGAVSALAALNAAPGSVKVFLQDSLLDAVRINVHPMVNTRTLTLAPGDLVAALRDAGHEVTPFALPEARADA